CGGAATGGCAATGATCAGACAGATTACAAATAAGATAAATACTACTGCTGCCGGCATGCTTTTTCTCCTTTCTCATCTTTTTCTCTTACTACTTTTAATTCTGCAAACCATCGCTGGATAATACGGATCGCTACCAGGATAAAACTTGCAAGCGGTGCTGCCTGCACATAATACATCGGGATGTGGCACGCCGGACTTACCTGTCCGCTCTCTACTGCTGACATCATATACTTAAACGCAAACGGTATCAGGTAAAGAAATACCATCAGTTCAAAGGTATGGTTAACCAGTTTAAAAAGTGCCTTCCCTCTTCGTGGGAAA
The sequence above is drawn from the Coprococcus comes ATCC 27758 genome and encodes:
- a CDS encoding TRAP transporter small permease — encoded protein: MKKTVIWLDNYLEEFFMVISLILMTVIMGIQVFSRYVLGSAPSWSEEITRYLFVWSGFLSVSYCTKKCISIKIEQFVSIFPRRGKALFKLVNHTFELMVFLYLIPFAFKYMMSAVESGQVSPACHIPMYYVQAAPLASFILVAIRIIQRWFAELKVVREKDEKGEKACRQQ